In one Streptomyces sp. NBC_01288 genomic region, the following are encoded:
- a CDS encoding 2-oxoacid:ferredoxin oxidoreductase subunit beta: protein MAETSTEGTGTIEALSLVPKAEAVQSMKDFKSDQEVRWCPGCGDYAILAAVQGFMPELGLAKENIVFVSGIGCSSRFPYYMNTYGMHSIHGRAPAIATGLAASRRDLSVWVVTGDGDALSIGGNHLIHALRRNVNLKILLFNNRIYGLTKGQYSPTSEVGKITKSTPMGSLDAPFNPVSLAIGAEASFVARTIDSDRKHLTQVLREAAAHPGTALVEIYQNCNIFNDGAFDALKDRQQAEEAVIRLEHGQPIRFGAEGARGVVRDATSGDLKVVDVTPDNESQILIHDAHATSPTTAFALSRLADPDTLHHTPIGVLRSVERPVYDTQMADQLDTAIVQNGKGDLSTLLAGGDTWTVVG, encoded by the coding sequence ATGGCTGAGACGTCCACGGAAGGCACGGGCACGATCGAGGCACTTTCACTCGTCCCCAAGGCCGAGGCAGTGCAGTCCATGAAGGACTTCAAGTCCGATCAGGAAGTGCGCTGGTGCCCCGGCTGCGGTGACTACGCGATCCTCGCGGCGGTCCAGGGCTTCATGCCGGAGTTGGGCCTGGCCAAGGAGAACATCGTCTTCGTCTCCGGCATCGGCTGCTCCTCCCGCTTCCCGTACTACATGAACACGTACGGCATGCACTCGATCCACGGCCGCGCCCCCGCGATCGCGACCGGACTGGCCGCGTCCAGGCGGGACTTGAGCGTCTGGGTGGTCACGGGTGACGGCGACGCCCTCTCCATCGGCGGCAACCACCTGATCCACGCCCTGCGCCGCAACGTCAACCTGAAGATCCTCCTCTTCAACAACCGGATCTACGGCCTGACAAAGGGCCAGTACTCGCCGACCTCCGAGGTAGGCAAGATCACGAAGTCCACCCCGATGGGCTCCCTCGACGCCCCCTTCAACCCGGTGTCGCTCGCGATCGGCGCGGAGGCGTCCTTCGTGGCCCGCACGATCGACTCGGACCGCAAACACCTCACCCAGGTCCTGCGCGAGGCGGCCGCCCACCCCGGCACGGCGCTCGTCGAGATCTACCAGAACTGCAACATCTTCAACGACGGCGCCTTCGACGCGCTGAAGGACCGCCAGCAGGCCGAGGAGGCAGTGATCCGCCTGGAACACGGGCAGCCGATCCGGTTCGGCGCGGAGGGCGCGCGGGGGGTGGTCCGGGACGCGACGTCGGGTGACCTGAAGGTGGTCGACGTAACCCCGGACAACGAGTCCCAGATCCTGATCCACGACGCCCACGCGACCTCCCCCACCACCGCCTTCGCCCTCTCCCGCCTGGCCGACCCGGACACCCTGCACCACACCCCGATCGGTGTACTCCGGTCCGTGGAACGCCCCGTCTACGACACACAGATGGCCGACCAGCTCGACACGGCGATCGTGCAGAACGGGAAGGGCGACCTGTCCACGCTGTTGGCGGGCGGGGACACCTGGACGGTTGTGGGCTGA
- a CDS encoding DUF6082 family protein translates to MSLCGARLPDPGGHLDMATQNRADRGRSIGSAVAAGLGLMRAFFARGSRRRRQEDILVELLGQLTLMTEEIHRANLIQQYRLTLDQMDRAIDDPALADAGSTLTGIPVAKRRQMIFANREYGSLLMAHRVGMYDWDELVGQLRVLCRNKLFAEYWDRTVEHRRSLPADSTEARVGAVVDVMIEELADDPEEWWIVGPDPAGPGSRSDGTRR, encoded by the coding sequence ATGTCGTTGTGTGGCGCACGGTTACCGGATCCAGGGGGACACCTTGACATGGCCACACAGAATCGAGCCGACCGCGGTAGGAGTATCGGTTCTGCTGTCGCGGCAGGGCTCGGCTTGATGCGAGCCTTCTTCGCCCGGGGCTCCCGTCGTCGGCGTCAGGAGGACATCCTGGTGGAACTGCTCGGTCAACTGACGCTGATGACCGAGGAGATACACCGGGCGAACCTGATCCAGCAGTACCGGCTGACCTTGGACCAGATGGACCGGGCGATCGACGATCCGGCGCTGGCCGACGCGGGGAGCACGCTGACCGGGATCCCGGTGGCCAAGCGGCGCCAGATGATCTTCGCCAACCGCGAGTACGGAAGTCTGTTGATGGCCCACCGGGTCGGGATGTACGACTGGGACGAACTCGTCGGGCAGTTGCGTGTGCTGTGCCGCAACAAGCTGTTCGCCGAGTACTGGGACCGCACGGTCGAGCATCGCAGGTCCCTGCCCGCCGACTCGACCGAGGCGCGGGTCGGTGCGGTCGTCGACGTGATGATCGAGGAACTGGCCGACGATCCTGAGGAGTGGTGGATCGTCGGGCCGGATCCGGCGGGTCCCGGGTCCCGTTCCGATGGCACCCGCCGGTGA
- a CDS encoding winged helix-turn-helix transcriptional regulator: MAVSAEVAGGRAVGEAMCPHRLIMEHVTSRWGVLVLIELLDRPYRFSELRRAIGEVRQVSEKMLAQTLQTLERDGLVHRDAQPVIPPRVDYSLTDLGREAAEQVRGLALWATDRMGRVLEAREIYDARKRGSEQE; this comes from the coding sequence ATGGCAGTAAGTGCAGAGGTGGCCGGTGGCCGCGCGGTGGGCGAGGCGATGTGCCCGCACCGCCTGATCATGGAACACGTCACGTCCCGCTGGGGCGTCCTGGTCCTCATCGAACTCCTCGACCGCCCCTACCGCTTCAGCGAACTCCGCCGGGCGATCGGGGAGGTGCGACAGGTCAGCGAGAAGATGCTGGCCCAGACCCTGCAGACGCTTGAGCGCGACGGCTTGGTCCACCGCGACGCGCAGCCGGTGATTCCGCCGCGGGTGGACTATTCGCTGACCGACCTGGGCCGCGAGGCGGCGGAACAGGTACGGGGGCTGGCGCTGTGGGCCACGGATCGGATGGGGCGGGTGCTGGAGGCGCGGGAGATTTATGACGCGCGGAAGAGGGGCTCTGAGCAGGAGTGA